tttaacaaaagcgaattagattaaaaaattagGGTACAAGTGGGTTTAACACCATCCCAAACTCCGACACCGGGAATATCCTTAAACTGGGTTTTCAACCCATAACAAACAACGGTAAACGTCATTCGCCGGCTCAAATCCGACCCGGACTTGAACGTCGCTAGAACCCCCATCGCCAGCCGGAACTCCAGGCTCCGGGTGCCGTCCAGCTCACTTTTCATCTCCTTCAACGGCGGCTCTCCCGTGCTGCGTTCTTTACTCGCCGGGCTCGAAAGCCGGGTCGCCAGGACTGCCTTCCCGTCCCGCTTCAGCTCCATGGGCTTCTCCACCTTGTTGGCTAACAAGAACTCGTTGTAGTAAACCATGGACTCGATCCGCTCGAACATCACGTCGAGCCCGTGGTTCGGATTCTCCACCGTGAAATTCGCCTGCCACTATGTATGTTAGCAAACAGAGCTTTCTACAAATTACTGGTGCGTGTTGAGTAAATGTTCATTAATTTATTAAGTTAAAGTGCTaaacaaacattaacaaacaaaatttagagctcgatACATTCGCTAAACAAAAGGGCATAGTattaatgttcgcgaacatgtttgtGAATATGTTCTTTAATATTAAGTAACACATTACTGAACGTGTTCGCAAACCTTAACAAATACTAACGAATGCTTAACAAACGAATAGGaacagaattttcaaaaaccttaataTACTAACACGACAAAATCCTTAGCAAACAAACACGAACAACCTCGGTTAGTTTATGTTAGGTTCGTTAAAGGCCCTACCTGCCACGTGCCTGCGAGGGAGTTGTCGGAGAGATTGAACGAGGGGACGGAGAAGGCGACGACGTCGAAGAAGGGGACGGCGGAGCCGAAGACGACATACGTCAGCACGCTCATGGCGGCCGTCCCGAGGATCAAGAAAACTAAGAGGCACAAAATCACACGCGCCAAAAGTAGCTTCCGGCGCGGCTCGAATTCCACGTGCGGCGGCACCGCGGCGGCGTTGTAATACCCGGGGTGCTGCGGCGGTTGGTAGTAGGTCTGCATGGGAGGatattggtggtggtggttagGGTACCCCGGGGGCCCGGTGGCGTACGGAGACGGAGACGGCGGAAATCCGGGATGATAGGCTGGCGCCGGAAGAGGGTATCCGGGATAGTGGTGGTGAGGGAGTGGCGGTTGTAATGGAGGGTATCCTAAAACCGCCACCTTTGTTTCGTCCTCGTCGGGTAGGGGGGAGACCTTGGACTTCTTGTCCATCTCCCCTAAGGTTCTAGAAAAGACGAAGAAATTAATAGagatcaaataatataattcaaagGATTTAGcgattgaaaaagaaaagaaaagatgatTGATTAAACTTGAATTCAAATTAGAATCAAATGAGAGAGAATGAGGAGAGATATGTCTGCCCCGGTTTAGTGGGTATCCTGCATGTATGTTGTTTCGAATTTTGTGCTCCTCCATGCAATGGGTAATTTACTGCTTACCTAATTAACTACGTTTTTATATGccttataatataatttttctttattgAATCTATTGCACTACTTGAAAACATAATTGTGCCcacacaaatttatttttagacaaTTATCAAAGCTCCTCGCACCGATACGACTTATATAACCCAACAAAGCCATCACCCttcatttgaaattttaatttttaatttttgagtgaCGAAGAAAATTTGCAGTTCATATTTACTCGAAATTTCcatcttttaactttttttggCTTTTGGCTTTGGTATTACGAAACCAGAGCCACTGTATTGTTTGGTATCTTCCTATCTAATTTACAGAACCAAGGGGGAATGAAATGCATGGCCAGAGGGTGAGACATAAATTTGTTATGTTTAAATGAAGAGCTTTTGTTCTCtgatcaaattttaattaaagtttTCGCACGTTCTCtgatcaaattttaattaaagtttTCGCACAGCATACCTACTTGTTTGGTGTTGCATTCCTACATAATTTCAATCAAACTAtacatattattaaatatgaatCTAGTGCCGAGCTTACTCAGTTGGCACCTCTATAGTTCTCCTTGAGGGAAGGTCACAAGACCAAATTCACCGTGGTGGGTAcaataattata
This region of Ipomoea triloba cultivar NCNSP0323 chromosome 15, ASM357664v1 genomic DNA includes:
- the LOC116007643 gene encoding uncharacterized protein LOC116007643, translating into MDKKSKVSPLPDEDETKVAVLGYPPLQPPLPHHHYPGYPLPAPAYHPGFPPSPSPYATGPPGYPNHHHQYPPMQTYYQPPQHPGYYNAAAVPPHVEFEPRRKLLLARVILCLLVFLILGTAAMSVLTYVVFGSAVPFFDVVAFSVPSFNLSDNSLAGTWQANFTVENPNHGLDVMFERIESMVYYNEFLLANKVEKPMELKRDGKAVLATRLSSPASKERSTGEPPLKEMKSELDGTRSLEFRLAMGVLATFKSGSDLSRRMTFTVVCYGLKTQFKDIPGVGVWDGVKPTCTLIF